The Methanocaldococcus jannaschii DSM 2661 genome has a segment encoding these proteins:
- a CDS encoding ABC transporter permease, translating into MLLIELTYAFIFVIIAVLIAYREKLGIEKKILYVSILALIQLFILGFVLLYIFSFGMVGAFLMIGVMITLASYLIMREINLKNKTKLFICLFITFLTTTIVSLAVLTIPKVVKFEPIYVIPLMGMVIGNTMNTIHLALDKIIDMVKSERDILWGYLALGATEIEALRPFIKNAVKSAVIPQMNRTKSVGVIFIPGAMVGMLLSGANPIYAAEIQIIIMWMILSSAVISGILICYLMYKEIIRA; encoded by the coding sequence ATGTTATTGATAGAGCTTACTTATGCCTTTATTTTTGTTATTATTGCAGTTCTTATTGCATATAGGGAAAAGTTGGGCATTGAGAAAAAAATCCTTTATGTGTCAATTTTAGCTTTAATCCAGCTGTTTATTTTAGGATTTGTTTTGCTCTATATATTTTCATTTGGAATGGTTGGGGCATTTTTAATGATTGGTGTGATGATTACCTTAGCATCCTATCTTATAATGAGAGAAATTAACTTAAAAAATAAAACAAAACTCTTTATTTGTCTATTTATTACGTTTTTAACAACTACAATAGTTTCATTGGCAGTATTAACAATTCCAAAGGTTGTCAAATTTGAGCCGATATATGTAATTCCACTAATGGGAATGGTCATTGGAAATACAATGAACACCATCCATTTAGCATTAGATAAAATAATAGACATGGTTAAATCAGAGAGGGATATTTTGTGGGGATATTTAGCTTTAGGAGCTACTGAAATAGAAGCATTAAGACCATTTATAAAAAATGCTGTAAAGTCAGCAGTAATACCTCAAATGAATAGAACAAAGTCAGTTGGGGTTATATTTATCCCAGGGGCTATGGTAGGGATGTTGTTGAGTGGAGCAAATCCCATATATGCTGCAGAGATTCAAATTATCATTATGTGGATGATTCTAAGCTCTGCAGTAATTTCTGGGATTTTGATATGCTACCTAATGTATAAAGAGATTATTAGAGCATAA
- a CDS encoding family 16 glycoside hydrolase has protein sequence MNLKELTVILIIPIVYLGVCGCFEIVPKSFYDNFSSYNVGDKAPFGEWKVKEGGFKIEAILSEDKKTLNKVAVPINNGIIYIDKNYTDFKFIVDIKRLEESDSPKIYFRLINNANAGYYIDIEGFDRGYVLYKFNGTKVEKLAESYDAAPAGTDFYRYEVVAKDNKIIFLAGGQKYIEYTDNNTPILKGGIGIGGGRAYYDNVRVEPIE, from the coding sequence ATGAATCTTAAAGAACTTACTGTAATTTTGATTATCCCAATTGTATATTTGGGAGTGTGTGGTTGTTTTGAAATTGTCCCAAAATCCTTTTATGATAATTTTTCTTCGTATAATGTGGGGGATAAAGCACCGTTTGGAGAATGGAAAGTTAAAGAAGGGGGATTTAAGATTGAGGCCATATTAAGCGAAGATAAAAAAACACTAAACAAAGTTGCAGTACCAATAAACAATGGAATAATATATATTGATAAAAACTATACTGACTTTAAGTTTATTGTTGATATAAAGCGATTAGAAGAATCAGATAGCCCAAAGATATACTTCAGATTGATAAATAATGCAAATGCTGGATATTATATTGATATAGAAGGATTTGATAGGGGGTATGTTCTCTACAAATTTAATGGAACTAAGGTTGAAAAATTGGCTGAATCTTACGATGCCGCTCCTGCTGGCACAGATTTTTATAGGTATGAAGTTGTAGCAAAAGATAATAAGATAATCTTCCTTGCAGGAGGGCAGAAATATATTGAATACACTGACAATAATACACCAATACTTAAAGGTGGAATAGGAATTGGAGGGGGTAGAGCATACTATGACAACGTTAGAGTTGAGCCAATAGAATAA
- a CDS encoding tetratricopeptide repeat protein — protein sequence MEIKNKKLKETSDVLLSLTYLIKSYEYRDRGNLLESLYYLDKALELNPDFKFAKFLKAISLAILGDINKSIECLEDITSNSNDPVAYALLGQLYELLGNFDNALECYEKSLGIEEKFATAFFLKVLCLGLSGKYDELLKCCDRLISFAPNFIPAYIIKANMLRKLGRYEEALACVNKVLELKENDTNAIYLKALILNRIGNCDEALKYYEKLIDELNVTWIEVIREAIYLSFLFNKLDKAEKYIEMGLKLRPDDASLWYFKGKLYEKQNKFEEALKYYNKAIQLMPHHTKALLAKARVLEKLGRIEESIECYNKALDR from the coding sequence ATGGAAATAAAAAATAAAAAATTAAAAGAAACTTCTGATGTTTTATTATCATTAACTTATTTAATAAAATCATATGAATATAGAGACAGGGGAAATCTTTTAGAATCATTATATTATCTTGATAAAGCATTGGAGTTGAATCCTGATTTTAAATTTGCAAAATTTTTAAAAGCGATATCTTTGGCAATTTTGGGTGATATTAATAAATCTATAGAATGTCTTGAAGATATTACAAGTAATTCAAATGACCCGGTAGCTTATGCTCTTCTTGGCCAACTTTACGAGCTATTGGGAAATTTTGATAACGCTTTGGAATGTTATGAGAAGTCATTAGGTATTGAAGAGAAATTTGCTACAGCATTTTTCCTTAAGGTATTATGTTTAGGACTTTCAGGTAAATATGACGAATTATTAAAGTGTTGTGATAGATTAATATCGTTCGCTCCAAATTTCATTCCTGCCTATATAATTAAAGCAAATATGTTACGTAAATTAGGGAGATATGAAGAAGCTTTAGCATGTGTAAATAAAGTATTAGAATTAAAGGAAAATGATACAAATGCAATATATTTAAAGGCGTTAATACTAAATAGAATAGGAAATTGTGATGAAGCATTAAAATACTATGAAAAACTTATTGATGAACTAAATGTAACGTGGATAGAAGTTATTAGGGAAGCTATTTACTTATCCTTTCTATTTAATAAACTGGATAAAGCTGAGAAATATATTGAGATGGGACTAAAGTTAAGGCCCGACGATGCAAGTTTATGGTATTTTAAAGGTAAATTATACGAAAAGCAAAATAAATTTGAAGAAGCTTTAAAATATTATAATAAGGCTATTCAGCTGATGCCTCATCACACAAAAGCTTTACTTGCTAAGGCAAGGGTGTTAGAAAAACTTGGAAGAATAGAGGAATCTATAGAGTGCTACAATAAAGCACTTGATAGATAA
- a CDS encoding tetratricopeptide repeat protein has product MNRKRTPRVDTLEAVANVLRAYRELFEGNLIKALYYVDKALELEPDFYLALFLKGLALSAKGEIKEAITTFEELLSYESKNPITWVFVGQLYGMSGNCDEALKCYNKALGIENRFLSAFLLKTICLEFLGEYDELLKCYNEVLTYTPNFVPMWVKKAEILRKLGRYEDALLCLNRALELKPHDKNALYLKGVLLKRMGKFREALECFKKLIDELNVKWIDAIRHAVSLMLALDDLKDAERYINIGLEIRKDDVALWYFKGELYERLGKLDEALKCYEKVIELQPHYIKALLSKARIYERQGNIEAAIEYYNKAVENIHKDHGE; this is encoded by the coding sequence ATGAATAGAAAGAGAACTCCAAGAGTGGATACCTTAGAAGCCGTGGCTAATGTTTTAAGAGCTTATAGAGAATTATTTGAGGGAAATTTAATAAAAGCACTTTATTATGTTGATAAAGCGTTGGAATTGGAGCCTGATTTCTATTTGGCTTTGTTTTTGAAGGGATTAGCATTATCCGCTAAAGGAGAAATAAAAGAAGCAATTACAACATTTGAAGAATTGCTAAGCTATGAATCAAAAAATCCAATTACATGGGTGTTTGTTGGGCAACTGTATGGAATGTCAGGAAATTGTGATGAAGCATTAAAGTGTTACAACAAAGCGTTGGGCATTGAAAATAGATTTTTATCAGCATTTTTACTCAAAACGATTTGTTTAGAATTCTTAGGAGAGTATGATGAACTATTAAAATGCTATAATGAGGTATTAACATATACTCCAAACTTTGTCCCAATGTGGGTTAAAAAGGCTGAAATCCTAAGAAAATTGGGGAGATATGAAGATGCATTACTATGTTTAAATAGAGCCTTAGAGTTAAAGCCACATGATAAAAATGCCTTATATTTAAAAGGTGTTTTGTTAAAGAGAATGGGTAAATTTAGGGAGGCACTTGAATGTTTCAAAAAATTGATAGATGAACTAAATGTAAAATGGATAGATGCCATAAGACATGCTGTTTCTTTGATGTTAGCTCTTGACGATTTAAAAGATGCTGAAAGATACATAAATATAGGATTGGAGATAAGAAAAGATGACGTGGCTTTATGGTATTTTAAAGGGGAATTATATGAGAGATTGGGAAAGCTGGATGAAGCATTAAAATGCTATGAAAAAGTTATTGAACTACAACCACATTATATAAAGGCACTTTTGAGTAAAGCAAGAATCTATGAGAGGCAGGGAAATATCGAAGCAGCAATTGAATATTATAACAAGGCTGTAGAAAATATTCACAAAGACCATGGAGAATAA
- a CDS encoding YkgJ family cysteine cluster protein — protein sequence MDWEITFKGITYECINCAYCCSCKGWRIYLNYFDRLKLKDYEYAIEPCEGEFKYRLKVNEKGCVLLNNNLCRIHLEKGYEFKPLMCMIFPFSCMIKWDGTPLLIIKHYCSGIKKGKISKKVVNEAIELIKELYFDMFEEIIENGMEHSSKTEIFENFRVDWEEREDFGRYIFSSKTFDEMFERCREIFGNKINKLNLEEIDEIKNNLQRYNTKENEEEILRYLLELNRREHFRKLPFYREVNKLINIGNYLTKYKNVFKGEGEVDKKLFLNLK from the coding sequence ATGGATTGGGAGATAACCTTTAAGGGAATAACCTATGAATGCATAAATTGTGCTTACTGTTGCTCATGTAAAGGTTGGAGGATATATTTAAACTATTTTGATAGATTAAAACTTAAAGATTACGAATATGCCATAGAACCTTGTGAAGGAGAATTTAAATATAGGCTAAAAGTTAATGAAAAGGGTTGTGTTTTATTAAATAACAACCTATGTAGAATTCATTTAGAGAAGGGCTATGAGTTTAAACCATTGATGTGCATGATTTTTCCTTTCAGTTGCATGATTAAATGGGATGGAACTCCTCTCCTAATTATAAAACATTATTGTAGTGGCATTAAAAAAGGAAAAATCAGTAAAAAAGTTGTTAATGAGGCTATAGAATTAATAAAAGAGCTTTATTTTGATATGTTTGAAGAGATTATAGAGAACGGAATGGAACATAGTAGTAAGACAGAAATATTTGAAAATTTTAGAGTTGATTGGGAAGAGAGGGAAGATTTTGGAAGATATATTTTTAGCAGTAAGACATTTGATGAGATGTTTGAAAGATGTAGAGAAATTTTTGGAAATAAAATAAATAAATTAAATCTCGAAGAGATTGATGAAATAAAGAATAATCTACAAAGATACAATACTAAAGAAAATGAAGAGGAAATTTTGAGATACCTATTAGAATTAAATAGAAGAGAACATTTTAGAAAACTTCCTTTCTATAGAGAGGTTAATAAGCTCATAAATATAGGAAATTATTTGACCAAATACAAGAATGTATTTAAGGGAGAGGGGGAAGTTGATAAAAAATTATTTTTAAATTTGAAATAG
- a CDS encoding DUF434 domain-containing protein: protein MSIEKAKEDFKYLINRGYKKDVALNFVANHYKLSKEDRLKIIRTTHSDKEIKLTKRKLKKLKDFKGKTIYIDGFNVLISLEALIKGNKIVLCDDNIYRDFENVYGKYKINEYSDKAISLLLEILKHYNIKAVIYLDAQVSKSGILAKKIREKMKAFSIEGEVFCVKNCDYELKNKEVVATSDSVIIKSENVKYVVDLIAEAIEYLKKK from the coding sequence ATGAGCATAGAGAAAGCTAAAGAAGATTTTAAATATTTGATAAATAGGGGCTATAAAAAGGATGTTGCTTTAAATTTTGTAGCAAATCATTATAAGTTAAGTAAAGAGGATAGGCTTAAAATTATTAGAACTACTCACAGCGATAAAGAAATTAAATTAACTAAAAGAAAGCTTAAAAAATTAAAAGATTTTAAAGGAAAAACCATATACATAGATGGTTTTAATGTTCTTATTAGTTTAGAAGCTTTAATTAAAGGAAATAAAATTGTTTTATGTGATGACAATATTTACAGAGATTTTGAAAACGTTTATGGTAAATACAAGATAAATGAATACAGTGACAAAGCCATATCTCTTTTATTGGAGATTCTTAAGCATTACAATATTAAAGCTGTTATTTATTTAGATGCACAAGTATCAAAAAGTGGAATATTGGCTAAAAAGATTAGAGAAAAAATGAAAGCTTTTAGTATTGAAGGAGAGGTTTTTTGTGTTAAAAATTGTGACTACGAGCTTAAAAATAAAGAAGTTGTTGCAACATCAGACAGTGTAATAATTAAAAGTGAAAATGTAAAGTATGTGGTTGATTTAATAGCTGAAGCAATTGAATATTTAAAAAAGAAATAA
- a CDS encoding MJ0936 family phosphodiesterase encodes MKIGIMSDTHDHLPNIRKAIEIFNDENVETVIHCGDFVSLFVIKEFENLNANIIATYGNNDGERCKLKEWLKDINEENIIDDFISVEIDDLKFFITHGHHQSVLEMAIKSGLYDVVIYGHTHERVFEEVDDVLVINPGECCGYLTGIPTIGILDTEKKEYREIVLE; translated from the coding sequence ATGAAAATTGGGATAATGAGCGATACCCATGACCACTTACCCAATATTAGAAAAGCTATAGAGATTTTTAATGATGAAAATGTTGAGACTGTTATTCATTGTGGGGATTTTGTTAGTTTGTTTGTTATAAAAGAGTTTGAAAACTTAAACGCCAATATCATAGCCACTTATGGAAATAACGATGGGGAGAGATGCAAATTAAAGGAATGGTTGAAGGATATAAATGAAGAGAACATAATTGATGATTTTATATCAGTTGAAATTGATGACCTAAAATTCTTTATAACACATGGGCATCATCAATCTGTTTTAGAGATGGCTATTAAATCTGGTTTGTATGATGTTGTTATTTATGGACATACACATGAGAGGGTTTTTGAGGAGGTTGATGATGTTTTAGTCATAAACCCAGGAGAATGTTGCGGTTACTTAACTGGCATTCCTACCATTGGGATATTAGACACTGAAAAGAAGGAGTATAGGGAGATAGTGTTAGAGTAA
- a CDS encoding ATP-dependent DNA helicase — protein MEFKGYIKEKFPYPKVREPQKRMMLKIYECIKNKRNLIVEAPTGVGKTLGYLIPALYFAERRKRVLILTETIDQQVRIYEDLSSLRHNLKVAFLMGKSNFICKSKGGKANRLYCQLNKKCLYRPNKRPICYCGTKKQPVNLGDKVIYYCPYCTCEYQKAKIESILADIVVMNNSMFYYAKEDIEAKRDIDIIICDEAHKLESSIRNTSTIIINPELPINRLKYMAIHYAPNILKKRLDIGDENFWEIIEKYLTSRGINIDICKETIIFDGENLSSWKYKTELAVLGAILDAYYQINNIKNKILRFNENEEIDREELRFEIDNKALIAIELDFIHKKKLSDLYLLEFIENIKNLRYINENYVVYRSGNSLLCEPVFVSSHLKELYGNAVVIHCSATIGNLKMHALKTGLDKAEFLILESPFPKNRKKIIALKDGVDMKYERKDREKANKNLLKILEAINGNSLVLFKSFEDLDSFYKYLKREITKTNIKNKNIHVYEQGMDGKEAKELKERFEKIGGILLATGRFAEGVDIPGEALVGVVIDSLPFPVPTPLILREQKILEERFKIRGVRDAHWRAFLMTSFDRMARTLVQMIGRLIRTENDYGVVVIQDKRFADWVGRVMREKGYLKDNYEVMSLDMAIKYIPKFMSQFKN, from the coding sequence ATGGAATTTAAAGGGTATATTAAAGAGAAGTTTCCATATCCTAAAGTTAGGGAGCCACAGAAAAGGATGATGCTAAAAATTTACGAGTGTATAAAAAATAAGAGAAATTTGATAGTTGAAGCACCAACTGGTGTTGGAAAAACTTTAGGCTATCTAATTCCTGCTTTATACTTTGCAGAGAGAAGAAAGAGAGTTTTAATATTAACAGAAACGATAGACCAGCAGGTTAGGATTTATGAGGATTTAAGTTCTCTAAGGCATAATTTAAAGGTTGCATTCTTAATGGGAAAAAGTAACTTTATTTGCAAATCAAAAGGAGGAAAGGCTAATAGACTATATTGCCAATTGAATAAAAAATGCTTATATAGACCAAATAAAAGACCAATTTGCTATTGTGGAACAAAAAAACAACCAGTGAATTTAGGGGATAAAGTTATTTACTACTGCCCATACTGCACCTGTGAATATCAAAAGGCAAAAATAGAGAGTATCTTAGCTGATATTGTGGTTATGAATAACAGTATGTTTTACTATGCTAAGGAAGATATTGAGGCAAAAAGAGATATTGATATAATTATTTGTGATGAAGCCCATAAATTGGAAAGCAGTATAAGAAATACATCAACAATAATTATAAATCCAGAATTACCAATTAATAGATTAAAATATATGGCTATACATTATGCTCCCAATATTTTAAAAAAGAGATTGGATATTGGAGACGAAAATTTTTGGGAAATTATTGAAAAATATTTAACAAGTAGAGGCATCAATATAGATATCTGCAAAGAGACAATTATTTTTGATGGAGAAAATTTAAGCTCTTGGAAATATAAGACAGAACTTGCTGTATTAGGGGCTATTTTAGATGCATATTATCAAATAAACAACATAAAGAATAAAATATTGAGATTTAATGAAAATGAGGAAATTGATAGAGAGGAACTTAGATTTGAAATTGACAATAAAGCTTTAATAGCTATAGAGCTTGATTTTATCCATAAAAAGAAATTATCTGACCTATATCTTTTGGAATTTATAGAAAATATTAAAAATTTAAGATATATTAATGAAAATTATGTAGTTTATAGAAGTGGAAATTCTTTATTATGTGAGCCAGTTTTTGTAAGCTCTCATCTAAAAGAACTTTATGGAAATGCTGTAGTTATCCACTGCTCAGCAACAATTGGAAATTTAAAGATGCATGCTTTAAAGACAGGTTTAGATAAAGCAGAATTTTTAATTTTAGAGAGTCCATTTCCAAAGAATAGGAAGAAAATTATAGCTTTAAAAGATGGCGTTGATATGAAATACGAAAGGAAAGATAGAGAGAAAGCAAATAAAAATTTATTAAAAATATTGGAAGCAATAAATGGAAACTCTTTAGTTTTATTTAAGAGCTTTGAGGATTTAGATAGTTTTTATAAATATCTAAAAAGGGAGATTACAAAAACAAATATTAAAAATAAAAATATCCATGTGTATGAGCAAGGTATGGATGGAAAAGAAGCTAAAGAGCTAAAAGAGAGATTTGAAAAGATTGGAGGAATTTTGTTAGCAACTGGGAGGTTTGCTGAAGGAGTAGATATTCCTGGTGAGGCATTGGTTGGAGTTGTTATTGACTCCCTTCCATTCCCAGTTCCCACTCCTTTAATATTGAGAGAGCAGAAGATATTGGAAGAGAGATTTAAAATTAGAGGAGTTAGGGATGCTCATTGGAGAGCTTTTTTAATGACATCATTTGATAGAATGGCAAGGACATTGGTTCAGATGATTGGAAGATTAATAAGAACTGAGAATGATTATGGAGTTGTAGTTATACAGGATAAGAGGTTCGCAGATTGGGTAGGAAGAGTTATGAGAGAAAAAGGTTATCTAAAAGATAACTATGAGGTTATGAGTTTGGATATGGCTATAAAATATATTCCAAAGTTTATGAGTCAGTTTAAAAATTAA
- the purD gene encoding phosphoribosylamine--glycine ligase, producing the protein MKILLIGGGARESAIAHALKKNEEVKLYTLMKNKNPGIARLSEEIKLAKETDLDAVKEFAEKVKPDLAVIGPEAPLGEGVVDLLEEMGISAVGPKKLAAQIETNKEFMRNLFKKYNIKGSLMYKAFEEYGEELESFIDELTEKGIKAVVKPVGLTGGKGVKVVGEQLKDNEEAKKYAKEIFETGLGGGKVLIEEKLEGVEFTLHGFVDGDTIKFTPFVQDHPHALEGDEGSITGGMGSYSCPDHKLPFMTEEDVKLAKEIMEETVKALKEEVGGYKGILYGQFMLTKEGPKIIEYNARFGDPEAMNLLAILKNDFLEVCEAIVNKKLKDIDVEFENKATVCKYVVPKGYPDNPVRGEPITVDEEAIKKTGAILHYASVNEDNGSLYMTGSRAVAVVGVADTIEEAERIAEEATKYIKGEVYHRSDIGKKELIKKRIEKMNELRR; encoded by the coding sequence ATGAAAATTTTATTGATTGGAGGAGGAGCAAGGGAGAGTGCAATAGCTCACGCTCTAAAAAAGAATGAAGAAGTAAAGCTCTACACATTAATGAAAAACAAAAACCCAGGAATTGCAAGATTATCAGAAGAGATAAAGTTAGCTAAAGAGACTGATTTAGATGCGGTTAAAGAGTTTGCTGAAAAAGTTAAACCAGATTTGGCTGTTATAGGTCCAGAAGCTCCTTTAGGGGAAGGTGTTGTTGATTTGTTAGAGGAAATGGGAATTTCAGCAGTTGGTCCTAAAAAGTTAGCAGCACAAATAGAAACAAACAAAGAATTCATGAGAAATTTATTCAAAAAATACAATATAAAAGGTTCTTTAATGTATAAAGCTTTTGAAGAGTATGGGGAAGAGTTAGAAAGCTTTATTGATGAATTAACTGAGAAAGGTATTAAAGCAGTCGTTAAACCCGTTGGATTGACAGGAGGTAAAGGAGTTAAGGTAGTTGGAGAACAGCTAAAAGATAATGAAGAGGCAAAGAAATATGCTAAAGAGATTTTTGAAACTGGTTTAGGGGGAGGAAAGGTCTTAATTGAAGAAAAATTGGAAGGAGTTGAATTCACCTTACACGGATTTGTTGATGGAGATACTATTAAATTTACACCATTTGTCCAAGACCACCCACATGCATTAGAGGGGGATGAAGGAAGTATAACAGGAGGTATGGGTTCTTACTCATGCCCAGACCATAAACTACCATTTATGACAGAAGAGGATGTTAAGTTAGCAAAAGAGATTATGGAAGAGACTGTTAAAGCATTAAAGGAGGAGGTTGGAGGTTACAAAGGAATTTTATATGGACAGTTTATGCTAACAAAAGAGGGGCCGAAAATTATTGAATACAATGCAAGATTTGGAGACCCTGAAGCAATGAACTTATTAGCTATATTAAAGAATGATTTCTTAGAGGTTTGTGAGGCAATAGTAAATAAAAAACTTAAAGATATTGACGTTGAGTTTGAAAACAAAGCTACTGTTTGTAAGTATGTTGTTCCAAAGGGATATCCTGATAACCCAGTTAGGGGAGAGCCAATAACTGTTGATGAAGAAGCAATTAAGAAAACTGGAGCTATATTGCATTATGCTTCAGTTAATGAGGATAATGGGTCTTTATATATGACTGGTTCAAGGGCTGTTGCTGTGGTTGGAGTTGCTGATACAATTGAAGAAGCTGAGAGAATTGCTGAGGAGGCAACTAAATATATTAAAGGAGAAGTATATCACAGAAGTGATATTGGTAAAAAAGAGTTAATTAAAAAGAGAATAGAGAAGATGAACGAATTAAGAAGATAA
- a CDS encoding 4Fe-4S binding protein, with protein MEEEFYKIFKGAGLIKTLIRSIFLTNRNKFSKPSKTKPIQLTECIGCGLCVDVCPTNAIKIFSFRETICSVCGTCVDVCPNNAIIKDRFTIDADKCTKCGVCVLFCPIPIIKKEIPKPKTPVILKDRCNSCGLCECEAIDIINKEINPEKCKLCLSCIEKCPLQAILTPDEYINSLIVKVDIDSCIFCRECEEICPIRGNYEHRES; from the coding sequence ATGGAAGAAGAATTTTACAAAATTTTTAAAGGGGCAGGATTGATAAAAACCTTAATAAGAAGCATTTTTTTAACAAATAGGAATAAGTTTTCAAAACCTTCAAAAACTAAGCCTATACAATTAACTGAGTGCATTGGTTGTGGTTTATGTGTAGATGTATGCCCTACAAATGCAATAAAAATATTTAGCTTTAGAGAAACCATATGCTCTGTTTGTGGAACTTGTGTTGATGTATGCCCAAACAACGCAATAATAAAAGATAGATTTACCATAGATGCTGATAAATGCACAAAATGTGGAGTTTGTGTTTTATTTTGTCCAATACCTATAATAAAAAAAGAAATTCCTAAGCCAAAAACACCCGTTATTTTAAAAGATAGATGTAACAGTTGTGGGTTGTGTGAATGTGAAGCTATCGATATAATAAATAAAGAAATTAACCCGGAGAAATGCAAGCTCTGCCTAAGTTGTATTGAAAAATGTCCATTACAAGCTATTTTGACACCCGATGAATACATAAACTCCTTAATTGTTAAAGTAGATATAGACAGCTGTATATTTTGTAGGGAATGTGAAGAAATCTGTCCCATAAGGGGAAATTATGAGCATAGAGAAAGCTAA
- a CDS encoding winged helix-turn-helix transcriptional regulator has translation MLIGILSKKYVKEILELLNEKGELHFSQIHKEIPTHMSSLNRTLNELVKLGLISKRKEDNKQALPKTYYKLTPLGKKALLLYEVEKIIENSKNNQNIIIQIINGKNHNIINAKIVNIHNK, from the coding sequence ATGCTTATTGGGATACTAAGCAAAAAATATGTTAAAGAAATTTTGGAACTACTTAATGAAAAAGGAGAACTCCATTTTAGTCAAATTCATAAAGAAATTCCTACTCATATGAGCAGTTTAAACAGAACATTAAATGAATTGGTAAAATTGGGATTAATATCAAAAAGGAAAGAAGACAACAAACAGGCATTACCAAAAACATACTATAAATTAACACCATTAGGAAAAAAGGCACTATTATTATATGAAGTAGAAAAAATTATTGAAAATTCAAAAAATAATCAAAATATCATCATTCAAATTATTAATGGAAAAAATCATAATATCATCAACGCAAAAATTGTTAATATTCATAATAAATGA